From the Streptomyces sp. Tu 2975 genome, one window contains:
- a CDS encoding CaiB/BaiF CoA-transferase family protein, producing MTASGNGPLAGVRVVELAGIGPGPFAAMLLGDLGADVVRVDRPGGAGLAIDPAYDLTNRNKRSVLIDLKSADGPARVLDLVERADVLIEGFRPGVAERLGVGPDECLARNPRLVYGRMTGWGQQGPLAQRAGHDIAYIALTGTLSMIGSPGEPPTVPANLVGDYAGGSLYLVIGVLAALQHARAEGGGGQVVDAAIVDGASHLATMIHGMMAAGGWQDRRGANLLDGGCPFYGTYETADGQYMAVGALEQQFYDRFVELLGIKDDIPARKDFDRWDELRQAVADRFRSRTRAEWTAVFEGTDACVAPVLSLREAPGHPHLAARGTYVDHGGITQPAPAPRFSATPTAVSRGPAQPGADTADVARDWDVPAIRPQEDR from the coding sequence ATGACAGCGTCAGGGAACGGCCCGCTGGCCGGGGTACGAGTGGTGGAGCTGGCCGGCATCGGGCCCGGCCCGTTCGCCGCGATGCTCCTCGGTGACCTCGGGGCCGACGTCGTGCGCGTCGACCGCCCCGGCGGTGCCGGGCTCGCCATCGACCCGGCGTACGACCTCACCAACCGCAACAAGCGCTCCGTGCTGATCGACCTCAAGTCGGCCGACGGCCCCGCCCGGGTCCTCGATCTCGTCGAGCGCGCCGACGTCCTCATCGAGGGGTTCCGGCCCGGCGTCGCCGAGCGCCTCGGCGTCGGCCCCGACGAGTGTCTCGCCCGCAACCCACGCCTGGTCTACGGGCGGATGACCGGCTGGGGCCAGCAAGGACCGCTCGCCCAGCGCGCCGGTCACGACATCGCCTACATCGCGCTGACCGGCACACTCTCCATGATCGGCAGCCCCGGCGAGCCGCCCACCGTACCGGCCAACCTCGTCGGCGACTACGCCGGCGGCTCCCTCTACCTGGTCATCGGCGTGCTCGCGGCCCTCCAGCACGCACGCGCCGAGGGCGGCGGCGGACAGGTCGTCGACGCGGCCATCGTCGACGGCGCCTCCCACCTCGCCACGATGATCCACGGGATGATGGCCGCCGGCGGCTGGCAGGACCGGCGCGGCGCGAACCTCCTCGACGGCGGCTGCCCCTTCTACGGCACCTACGAGACCGCCGACGGTCAGTACATGGCGGTCGGCGCGCTGGAGCAGCAGTTCTACGACCGGTTCGTCGAACTGCTCGGCATCAAGGACGACATCCCTGCCCGCAAGGACTTCGACCGCTGGGACGAGCTGCGCCAGGCGGTCGCCGACCGGTTCAGGTCCCGTACCCGCGCCGAGTGGACCGCCGTGTTCGAAGGCACCGACGCCTGCGTCGCCCCCGTGCTCTCGCTCCGCGAGGCACCCGGCCATCCGCACCTCGCCGCCCGTGGGACGTACGTCGACCACGGCGGCATCACCCAGCCCGCCCCCGCGCCCCGCTTCTCCGCCACCCCCACGGCCGTGAGCAGGGGACCCGCCCAGCCCGGCGCGGACACCGCGGACGTCGCCAGGGACTGGGACGTGCCCGCGATCCGGCCTCAGGAGGACCGTTGA
- a CDS encoding saccharopine dehydrogenase NADP-binding domain-containing protein, translated as MNSQNGTDRAQRPYDIVLFGATGFVGRLTAEYLARHAPEGCRWAVAGRSRDKLEHLREQLAVINPSCAALALIEADAADAGSMRELAGSARVVATTVGPYVWYGEGLVAACADAGTDYVDLTGEPEFVDLMYVRHDARARETGARLVHACGFDSVPHDLGVYFTVQRLPEGVPLTVDGFVRSNAMFSGGTLASALNAMGRGRETLRAARERRLHEPRLVGRRAQAPLGGPHFSRETGAWALPLPTIDPQIVVRSAHRLERYGPDFRYRHYAAVKTLPMALGGPAAVGAGFALAQIPAARRWLTDRYAPGDGPSAKRRAESWFSVRFVGEGGGRQVFTEVKGGDPGYDETAKILAEAAMCLAGDTLPKTSGQVTSAVAMGEALLTRLQRAGIHFRVAHIR; from the coding sequence GTGAACAGCCAGAACGGGACGGACCGCGCACAGCGGCCGTACGACATCGTGCTCTTCGGAGCCACCGGATTCGTCGGGCGCCTCACCGCCGAGTATCTCGCGCGGCACGCGCCGGAGGGCTGCCGCTGGGCCGTCGCGGGACGCAGCCGCGACAAGCTCGAGCACCTGAGGGAGCAACTGGCCGTCATCAACCCGTCGTGCGCGGCCCTCGCGCTGATCGAGGCCGACGCCGCCGACGCCGGGTCGATGCGGGAGCTCGCCGGCTCCGCCAGGGTCGTGGCCACGACCGTCGGCCCGTATGTCTGGTACGGCGAAGGCCTGGTCGCAGCGTGCGCCGACGCCGGGACGGACTACGTCGACCTCACCGGGGAGCCCGAGTTCGTCGACCTGATGTACGTGCGGCACGACGCGCGGGCCCGGGAGACCGGTGCTCGCCTCGTCCACGCGTGCGGCTTCGACTCGGTCCCGCACGACCTCGGCGTGTACTTCACCGTGCAACGGCTCCCTGAAGGGGTGCCGCTCACCGTCGACGGCTTCGTCCGCTCGAACGCGATGTTCTCCGGCGGCACACTGGCCTCCGCACTCAACGCGATGGGCCGCGGCCGTGAAACGCTGCGCGCCGCGCGCGAACGCCGGCTGCACGAACCGCGGCTGGTCGGCCGCCGGGCGCAGGCCCCCCTCGGCGGGCCGCACTTCAGCCGGGAGACCGGGGCATGGGCGCTGCCCCTGCCGACGATCGATCCGCAGATCGTGGTCCGCTCGGCGCACAGGCTGGAACGCTACGGCCCCGACTTCCGCTACCGCCACTACGCGGCGGTCAAGACCCTGCCGATGGCGCTCGGCGGCCCTGCGGCCGTCGGAGCGGGCTTCGCCCTCGCGCAGATCCCCGCCGCCCGGCGGTGGCTGACGGACCGTTACGCACCGGGCGACGGCCCCAGTGCCAAGCGCCGGGCGGAGAGCTGGTTCTCGGTCCGCTTCGTCGGCGAGGGCGGCGGGCGCCAGGTCTTCACCGAGGTGAAGGGCGGCGACCCTGGCTACGACGAGACGGCGAAGATCCTGGCGGAAGCGGCGATGTGCCTGGCCGGCGACACGCTGCCGAAGACGTCCGGTCAGGTGACGTCGGCGGTGGCGATGGGCGAAGCGCTGCTGACACGGCTTCAGCGGGCGGGCATCCACTTCCGGGTGGCGCACATTCGGTAG
- a CDS encoding endonuclease V, whose translation MKIVEAPSGWPVNEDEALAVQDELRTRVVLDEPGPPVGTGLVTGVDVAYDDERDVVAAAAVVLDAATLTVVEEATAVGRITFPYVPGLLAFREIPTVLAALESLTAGPGLVVCDGYGRAHPRRFGLASHLGVLTGLPSIGVAKNPFVFTYGELGSGRGDFAPLLADDGEEVGRALRTQRGVKPVFVSAGHRVTLDAACAHTLRLAPEFRVPETTRRADALCRRALSEATGG comes from the coding sequence ATGAAGATCGTCGAAGCGCCTTCCGGCTGGCCCGTGAACGAAGATGAGGCCCTGGCCGTCCAGGACGAACTGCGCACCCGCGTCGTCCTGGACGAGCCTGGCCCGCCGGTCGGCACCGGGCTGGTGACCGGCGTCGACGTGGCGTACGACGACGAACGCGATGTCGTCGCCGCGGCGGCGGTCGTGCTGGACGCGGCGACGCTGACCGTGGTGGAAGAAGCCACGGCGGTCGGCCGGATCACCTTCCCCTACGTGCCCGGACTGCTCGCCTTCCGTGAGATCCCGACGGTGCTGGCCGCGCTCGAGTCGCTCACGGCCGGGCCCGGCCTGGTCGTGTGCGACGGCTACGGACGCGCGCACCCCCGGCGGTTCGGGCTGGCGAGCCACCTCGGGGTACTGACGGGGCTGCCCTCGATCGGCGTCGCGAAGAATCCGTTCGTCTTCACCTACGGCGAACTCGGATCAGGCCGGGGCGACTTCGCGCCACTTCTCGCCGACGACGGCGAGGAGGTCGGCAGGGCGCTGCGCACCCAGCGGGGGGTGAAGCCGGTCTTCGTCTCCGCGGGGCACCGGGTGACGCTCGACGCGGCGTGTGCCCACACGCTGCGGCTGGCGCCTGAGTTCCGGGTCCCGGAGACGACACGGCGTGCGGACGCCCTGTGCCGGAGGGCGCTTTCGGAGGCGACAGGGGGGTGA
- a CDS encoding phospholipase produces MRRRFALPLVSAVLALPAALIPAGSATAAPADKLQVLSSWTQTSATSYNAWAAARADQGAWSAYGFNWTTDYCSTSPDNPFGFPFKMSCARHDFGYRNYKAVGSFDANKSRLDSAFHEDLKRVCNGYSGATRTACNSTAWTYYQAVSAFGYSAAVDGGKAA; encoded by the coding sequence ATGCGTCGCCGTTTCGCCCTGCCGCTCGTGTCGGCCGTACTGGCATTGCCCGCCGCCCTGATCCCCGCCGGATCGGCCACCGCCGCCCCCGCCGACAAGCTCCAGGTGCTCAGTTCCTGGACGCAGACCAGCGCCACCAGCTACAACGCCTGGGCCGCGGCCCGGGCCGACCAGGGTGCCTGGAGCGCCTACGGCTTCAACTGGACCACGGACTACTGCTCCACGTCGCCGGACAACCCGTTCGGCTTCCCTTTTAAGATGTCATGTGCACGCCATGACTTCGGTTATCGGAACTACAAGGCCGTCGGCAGCTTCGACGCGAACAAGTCCAGACTGGACTCGGCGTTCCACGAGGACCTGAAGCGGGTGTGCAACGGTTACTCCGGTGCCACGCGCACCGCATGCAACTCGACGGCGTGGACGTACTACCAGGCCGTGTCCGCCTTCGGGTACTCGGCGGCGGTCGACGGCGGTAAGGCCGCCTGA
- a CDS encoding SsgA family sporulation/cell division regulator, which translates to MSTVIEQTVQARLVASAPQMESVPATLHYDRRDPFAVRIDFPGPATLEGTDVSWAFSRELLAEGVHEPAGLGDVRLRPYGYDRTVLEFHAPEGMAMVHIRTGDLQRFLERVQEAVPAGREHLYLGLDQDLTELLGDAA; encoded by the coding sequence TTGTCCACCGTCATCGAGCAGACCGTCCAGGCCCGACTCGTCGCGTCCGCACCCCAGATGGAGTCCGTTCCCGCGACGCTGCACTACGACCGCCGTGACCCTTTCGCCGTCCGTATCGACTTCCCCGGCCCGGCCACCCTGGAGGGCACCGATGTGTCCTGGGCGTTCTCGCGGGAGTTGCTGGCCGAGGGGGTCCATGAACCGGCCGGCCTCGGCGACGTGCGGTTGCGGCCGTACGGCTACGACCGGACGGTGCTGGAGTTCCACGCCCCCGAGGGCATGGCCATGGTGCACATCCGCACCGGCGATCTGCAGCGCTTCCTCGAGCGCGTGCAGGAGGCGGTCCCGGCCGGGCGCGAGCACCTGTACCTGGGGCTCGACCAGGACCTGACGGAGTTGTTGGGCGACGCCGCCTGA
- a CDS encoding acetyl-CoA C-acetyltransferase, which translates to MSTEAYVYDAIRTPRGRGKANGALHGTKPIDLVVGLIHEIQARFPGLDPAAVDDIVLGVVGPVGDQGSDIARIAAIAAGLPDTVAGVQENRFCASGLEAVNMAAMKVRSGWEDLVLAGGVESMSRVPMASDGGAWFADPMTNYETNFVPQGIGADLIATLGGWSRRDVDEYAAMSQERAAAAWKDGRFDRSVVPVRDRNGLVVLDHDEHMRPGTTADSLASLKPSFAGIGDLGGFDAVALQKYHWVEKIDHVHHAGNSSGIVDGAALVAIGSKEVGERHGLTPRARIVSAAVSGSEPTIMLTGPAPATRKALAKAGLTIDDIDLVEINEAFAGVVLRFAQDMGLSLDKVNVNGGAIAMGHPLGATGAMILGTLIDELERQDKRYGLATLCVGGGMGIATVVERL; encoded by the coding sequence GTGAGCACCGAAGCGTACGTGTACGACGCGATCCGCACCCCGCGCGGTCGCGGCAAGGCCAACGGGGCCCTGCACGGCACCAAGCCGATCGATCTCGTCGTCGGACTGATCCACGAGATCCAGGCCCGGTTCCCCGGCCTGGACCCCGCCGCCGTCGACGACATCGTGCTCGGAGTCGTCGGACCGGTCGGCGACCAGGGATCCGACATCGCCCGGATCGCGGCCATCGCCGCCGGGCTCCCCGACACCGTCGCCGGCGTACAGGAGAACCGCTTCTGCGCCTCGGGCCTCGAAGCCGTCAACATGGCCGCGATGAAGGTTCGCTCCGGCTGGGAGGACCTGGTCCTCGCCGGCGGTGTCGAGTCGATGTCGCGCGTGCCGATGGCCTCCGACGGCGGCGCCTGGTTCGCCGACCCGATGACCAACTACGAGACCAACTTCGTCCCGCAGGGCATCGGCGCCGACCTGATCGCCACCCTCGGCGGCTGGTCGCGGCGCGACGTCGACGAGTACGCGGCGATGTCGCAGGAGCGGGCCGCCGCCGCGTGGAAGGACGGACGCTTCGACCGCTCCGTCGTCCCCGTCCGCGACCGCAACGGCCTTGTCGTCCTCGACCACGACGAGCACATGCGCCCCGGCACCACCGCGGACTCCCTCGCGTCCCTCAAGCCGTCCTTCGCGGGCATCGGAGACCTCGGCGGCTTCGACGCAGTCGCCCTGCAGAAGTACCACTGGGTCGAGAAGATCGACCACGTCCACCACGCCGGGAACTCCTCCGGCATCGTCGACGGCGCCGCCCTCGTCGCCATCGGCAGCAAGGAAGTGGGCGAGCGCCACGGGCTCACCCCGCGCGCCCGGATCGTCTCCGCCGCGGTCTCCGGCTCCGAGCCGACGATCATGCTCACCGGTCCGGCGCCCGCGACCCGCAAGGCACTCGCCAAGGCCGGGCTGACCATCGACGACATCGACCTCGTCGAGATCAACGAGGCCTTCGCCGGCGTCGTCCTGCGCTTCGCCCAGGACATGGGCCTCTCCCTCGACAAGGTCAACGTCAACGGCGGCGCCATCGCCATGGGTCACCCGCTGGGCGCGACCGGGGCGATGATCCTCGGCACCCTCATCGACGAACTGGAACGACAGGACAAGCGGTACGGCCTCGCCACCCTCTGCGTGGGCGGCGGCATGGGCATCGCCACCGTCGTCGAGCGTCTCTGA
- a CDS encoding YciI family protein, which yields MFVMELTYTAPVERVEPLMEAHVAWLDGLYEEGVFIASGRKKPRDGGIILAVGDDRAGIEKIAATDPFVVGAVCTYRITEFLATRTAPELAPYRQQPAP from the coding sequence ATGTTTGTGATGGAACTGACCTACACCGCGCCGGTCGAGCGCGTCGAACCGCTGATGGAAGCCCATGTGGCATGGCTGGACGGCCTGTACGAGGAGGGCGTCTTCATCGCGTCGGGCAGGAAGAAGCCGCGCGACGGCGGGATCATCCTCGCGGTCGGGGACGACCGCGCCGGCATCGAGAAGATCGCGGCGACCGACCCCTTCGTCGTCGGCGCTGTGTGCACCTACCGGATCACCGAGTTCCTCGCGACCAGGACGGCGCCCGAGCTGGCCCCCTACCGCCAGCAGCCGGCTCCCTGA
- a CDS encoding 3-hydroxyacyl-CoA dehydrogenase NAD-binding domain-containing protein encodes MSESTTIRWEQDETGIVTLVLDDPNQSANTMNQAFKASIAAIADRVEAEQESIRGIIFTSAKKTFFAGGDLKEMIKAGPEDAQFVFEAGMGIKRALRRIETIGKPVVAAINGAALGGGYEIALACHHRIALDAPGSKIGLPEVTLGLLPAGGGVTRTVRLMGIADALLKVLLQGTQYSPQRALENGLIQEVAVTPDEMLAKARAFIDANPSSQQPWDVKGYKIPGGTPSNPRFAANLPAFPASLRKQTAGAPYPAPRNILAAAVEGSQVDFETAQVIEARYFTELVTGRIAKNMMQAFFFDLQAVNSGASRPKNIEPRPVRKVAVLGAGMMGAGIAYSCARAGMEVVLKDVSAEAAAKGKDYSEKLCAKAVSRGRTTQEKADALLARITPTADAADLAGCDAVIEAVFEDTALKHKVFQEIQDVVEADALLCSNTSTLPITVLAEGVSRPDDFIGLHFFSPVDKMPLVEIIKGERTGDEALARAFDLVRQINKTPIVVNDSRGFFTSRVIGQFINEGVAMVGEGVDPVSVEQAAAQAGYPAKVLSLMDELTLTLPRKIRNETKRAVEEAGGTWAGHPSDTVIDRMVDEFGRTGRSGGAGFYDYDEDGKRAGLWPGLREHFTKPGTDIPFDDMKERMLFSEALDTVRCLEENVLLTVADANIGSIMGIGFPAWTGGALQYINGYEGGLKGFVARARELAERYGDRFQPPALLVEKAERGEVFTDA; translated from the coding sequence ATGAGCGAGTCCACCACCATCCGCTGGGAACAGGACGAGACCGGCATCGTCACGCTCGTCCTCGACGACCCCAACCAGTCAGCCAACACCATGAACCAGGCCTTCAAGGCCTCGATCGCCGCGATCGCCGACCGGGTGGAGGCCGAGCAGGAGTCCATCCGCGGCATCATCTTCACCTCCGCGAAGAAGACCTTCTTCGCGGGCGGCGACCTCAAGGAGATGATCAAGGCCGGACCGGAGGACGCACAGTTCGTCTTCGAGGCGGGCATGGGCATCAAGCGCGCCCTGCGCCGCATCGAGACCATCGGCAAGCCCGTCGTCGCCGCCATCAACGGCGCGGCGCTCGGCGGCGGTTACGAGATCGCCCTCGCCTGCCACCACCGCATCGCGCTCGACGCGCCGGGCTCCAAGATCGGCCTGCCCGAGGTCACCCTCGGCCTGCTGCCGGCCGGCGGAGGCGTCACCCGCACGGTACGGCTCATGGGCATCGCGGACGCGCTGCTGAAGGTGCTGCTCCAGGGCACCCAGTACAGCCCGCAGCGCGCCCTCGAGAACGGCCTGATCCAGGAAGTGGCCGTCACCCCGGACGAGATGCTGGCCAAGGCCCGCGCCTTCATCGACGCGAACCCGTCCTCGCAGCAGCCCTGGGACGTCAAGGGCTACAAGATCCCCGGCGGCACCCCGTCCAACCCCAGGTTCGCCGCCAACCTGCCGGCGTTCCCCGCGAGCCTGCGGAAGCAGACCGCGGGTGCCCCTTACCCGGCGCCGCGCAACATCCTCGCGGCCGCCGTCGAAGGCTCGCAGGTCGACTTCGAGACGGCCCAGGTCATCGAGGCGCGCTACTTCACCGAGCTGGTCACCGGCCGGATCGCCAAGAACATGATGCAGGCGTTCTTCTTCGACCTGCAGGCCGTCAACTCCGGCGCCAGCAGGCCGAAGAACATCGAGCCGCGTCCCGTCCGCAAGGTGGCCGTCCTCGGCGCCGGCATGATGGGCGCCGGCATCGCCTACTCCTGTGCGCGGGCCGGTATGGAGGTCGTCCTCAAGGACGTCAGCGCCGAGGCCGCCGCCAAGGGCAAGGACTACTCGGAGAAGCTGTGCGCCAAGGCCGTGTCACGCGGCCGCACCACGCAGGAGAAGGCCGACGCGCTGCTCGCCCGGATCACCCCGACCGCCGACGCCGCGGACCTCGCGGGCTGCGACGCGGTGATCGAAGCGGTCTTCGAGGACACCGCGCTCAAGCACAAGGTCTTCCAGGAGATCCAGGACGTCGTCGAGGCGGATGCGCTGCTCTGCTCGAACACCTCCACCCTGCCGATCACCGTGCTCGCCGAAGGCGTCTCGCGGCCCGACGACTTCATCGGACTGCACTTCTTCTCGCCCGTCGACAAGATGCCGCTGGTGGAGATCATCAAGGGGGAGCGCACCGGGGACGAGGCGCTGGCCCGCGCCTTCGACCTGGTCCGGCAGATCAACAAGACGCCGATCGTCGTCAACGACTCCCGCGGCTTCTTCACCTCCCGGGTCATCGGCCAGTTCATCAACGAGGGCGTGGCGATGGTCGGCGAGGGCGTCGACCCCGTCTCCGTCGAGCAGGCGGCCGCGCAGGCCGGCTACCCGGCGAAGGTGCTCTCCCTGATGGACGAGCTGACCCTGACCCTGCCGCGAAAGATCCGCAACGAGACGAAGCGCGCCGTCGAGGAGGCGGGCGGCACCTGGGCCGGCCACCCGTCGGACACCGTGATCGACCGGATGGTCGACGAGTTCGGCCGCACCGGCCGCAGCGGCGGCGCCGGCTTCTACGACTACGACGAGGACGGCAAGCGCGCCGGTCTCTGGCCGGGGCTGCGTGAGCACTTCACCAAGCCGGGCACCGACATCCCGTTCGACGACATGAAGGAGCGGATGCTCTTCTCCGAGGCCCTGGACACGGTCCGCTGCCTCGAGGAGAACGTCCTGCTCACGGTCGCCGACGCCAACATCGGCTCCATCATGGGCATCGGCTTCCCGGCCTGGACGGGCGGCGCCCTGCAGTACATCAACGGCTACGAGGGCGGCCTGAAGGGCTTCGTGGCCCGCGCCCGCGAGCTGGCCGAGCGC
- a CDS encoding acyl-CoA dehydrogenase family protein produces MKREIFTAEHEAFRRSVRTFLSKEVEPYYEQWEKDGIVSRDAWLAAGRQGLLGLAVPEEYGGGGNDDFRYAAVLHEEFTRAGAPGLAIGLHNDIIGPYLTSLANDEQKRRWLPGFCSGEIITAIAMTEPGAGSDLQGIRTTAEDHGDHWLLNGSKTFISNGILADLVIVVAKTSPEGGARGLSLLVVERGAEGFERGRNLDKIGQKSQDTAELFFNDVRVPKENLLGELNGAFIHLMTNLAQERMAIAVAGIAAAEHLLEITTEYVKEREAFGRPLAKLQHIRFEIAELATECAVTRAFLDRCITDHANGELDAVHASMAKWWATELQKRAADRCLQLHGGYGYMNEYRVARAFTDGRIQTIYGGTTEIMKEIIGRSLLG; encoded by the coding sequence TTGAAGCGCGAGATCTTCACCGCCGAGCACGAGGCGTTCCGTCGGTCCGTGCGCACCTTCCTCTCCAAGGAGGTGGAGCCGTACTACGAGCAGTGGGAGAAGGACGGGATCGTCAGCCGCGACGCGTGGCTGGCCGCGGGCCGCCAGGGGCTGCTGGGACTCGCCGTGCCCGAGGAGTACGGGGGCGGCGGCAACGACGACTTCCGGTACGCCGCGGTGCTCCACGAGGAGTTCACCCGCGCGGGCGCGCCCGGCCTGGCCATCGGCCTGCACAACGACATCATCGGCCCCTACCTCACCTCCCTCGCCAACGACGAGCAGAAGCGGCGCTGGCTGCCGGGCTTCTGCAGCGGCGAGATCATCACCGCGATCGCCATGACCGAGCCGGGCGCGGGCTCCGACCTCCAGGGCATCCGCACCACGGCCGAGGACCACGGCGACCACTGGCTGCTGAACGGTTCCAAGACGTTCATCTCCAACGGCATTCTCGCCGACCTGGTGATCGTCGTCGCGAAGACCTCTCCGGAGGGCGGCGCGCGCGGGCTGTCGCTGCTGGTCGTCGAGCGGGGCGCGGAGGGGTTCGAACGCGGCCGCAACCTCGACAAGATCGGCCAGAAGTCGCAGGACACCGCCGAACTGTTCTTCAACGACGTCCGCGTCCCCAAGGAGAACCTGCTCGGCGAGCTCAACGGCGCCTTCATCCATCTGATGACCAACCTCGCGCAGGAGCGGATGGCGATCGCCGTCGCCGGCATCGCCGCGGCCGAACACCTGCTGGAGATCACCACCGAGTACGTCAAGGAGCGCGAGGCTTTCGGCCGGCCGCTCGCCAAGCTCCAGCACATCCGCTTCGAGATCGCGGAGCTGGCGACGGAATGCGCGGTCACCCGGGCCTTCCTCGACCGCTGCATCACCGACCACGCCAACGGCGAGCTGGACGCCGTCCACGCCTCGATGGCCAAGTGGTGGGCGACCGAACTCCAGAAACGCGCCGCCGACCGCTGCCTCCAGCTCCACGGCGGGTACGGCTACATGAACGAGTACCGCGTCGCCAGGGCTTTCACGGACGGACGCATCCAGACCATCTACGGCGGCACGACCGAGATCATGAAGGAGATCATCGGTCGTTCCCTGCTCGGCTAG
- a CDS encoding oxidoreductase has translation MRSLGKTRRTLSVGLCAIAVAAAAAAPVHAEQAATAADRPAAAGTPGWSLNDTGTEVRLRGLAPVSRKTAWVAGSKGTVLRTTDGGRSWLDVSPPGAGALEFRDVEAFDGRRAVVLAIGEGEASRVLRTEDGGVSWTESFRNTDAKAFYDCITFFDSRHGLAMSDPVDGKYRILSTGDGGRSWKVLPDAGMPPALPGEAGFAASGQCLVSSGPKDVWLATGGGATARVLHSADRGVNWTVAESTIPAGDPARGVFALAFRDRTHGLAVGGDYRADQASPWAAAVTGDGGRSWRQAQTPPPAYRSGVTWLPHSRSAALAVGPTGTDLTTDGGRTWRTVDTGSFDTVDCTPDFGCWASGEKGRVARLEF, from the coding sequence ATGAGGTCCTTGGGGAAGACGAGACGAACGCTGTCCGTGGGGCTGTGCGCCATCGCGGTGGCTGCCGCGGCGGCCGCGCCGGTGCATGCGGAGCAGGCGGCAACGGCGGCGGACCGGCCCGCGGCGGCCGGTACCCCCGGCTGGAGCCTGAATGACACGGGAACCGAGGTGCGGCTGCGAGGGCTGGCACCGGTCAGCCGGAAGACCGCATGGGTGGCCGGCTCCAAGGGCACCGTGCTGCGCACCACCGACGGCGGCCGCAGCTGGCTGGACGTCTCACCGCCCGGGGCCGGGGCGCTCGAGTTCCGTGACGTCGAGGCGTTCGACGGCCGGCGCGCGGTGGTCCTCGCCATCGGCGAGGGCGAGGCGTCCCGGGTGCTGCGGACCGAGGACGGCGGGGTGAGTTGGACCGAGTCGTTCCGCAACACCGACGCCAAGGCGTTCTACGACTGCATCACGTTCTTCGACAGCCGGCACGGCCTCGCCATGAGTGACCCCGTGGACGGGAAGTACCGCATCCTGTCCACCGGCGACGGCGGGCGGTCCTGGAAGGTCCTCCCCGACGCCGGCATGCCGCCCGCCCTGCCGGGCGAGGCGGGCTTCGCGGCGAGCGGCCAGTGTCTCGTCAGCTCCGGTCCGAAGGACGTCTGGCTGGCCACGGGGGGCGGCGCCACGGCGCGTGTGCTGCACTCCGCCGACCGTGGCGTGAACTGGACCGTCGCGGAGTCGACGATCCCGGCCGGTGACCCGGCCCGCGGCGTCTTCGCGCTCGCCTTCCGCGACCGGACGCACGGCCTCGCGGTCGGTGGCGACTACCGCGCCGACCAGGCCTCGCCGTGGGCCGCGGCCGTCACTGGCGACGGCGGCCGCAGCTGGCGGCAGGCACAGACCCCGCCGCCCGCGTACCGCTCCGGTGTGACCTGGCTCCCGCACAGCAGGTCCGCCGCCCTCGCCGTCGGACCCACCGGGACGGACCTGACGACGGACGGTGGTCGGACCTGGCGCACGGTCGACACCGGCTCGTTCGACACCGTGGACTGCACCCCTGACTTCGGGTGCTGGGCCTCCGGGGAGAAGGGCCGGGTCGCGCGTCTGGAGTTCTGA